The segment gctcttgtataattTACATATACCTATATCTTATGTTATATCAGCCAAAATTGACTATGATTTTAGATAAATTAGCCTGAAAACTCATTTGGAACAGTAAACATTTTGAGGCATAGAATTGTAAAGGCACCATCATTACACAATTTCTGAATACTTTTTTTCCGTATCTGATGGGAGTTGAATACAGGGTTTTGTATTCATTAGTGAATTTATACAAGCtttatttcagacagaaaaattgtatgtatataataaacattatttatttacattaactGATAGCTCAATTTCATTTTACAGGCTGTCCTAGAGGCTGGCATGGACAGGCTGATGTCTTATTTCCGGATGATAAAGTATCACTAAGTGTTGTTGCACCACCAGAAGATGATGCTGTATCAGTGACATCAGACTCAtcacttgaaattaaaaaaggtGAAAACTTTACAACAGAAAGTGTTTCGCAAGTAGTAGCACAGACTGTTATGTGTTCATTTGTACAACAAAGGAAAAACCCTACACAGCCATGTGCATTAGTGCCTGGAATAGGAATTTGTTCAGAAAAGTTGATAGTGTACCTGTATGACTGTGTTGAAGATATATTACTTACAACTGGACCATTAGACCTGTATGCACAAATGGGTCTGTTCGGTTTGAATCCCCGTGCTATTATAATTCTATGGTTAATTTTGAATCATAAACTGTTTAGTAATAAAACCCCAGAAAGGTATAAAGGTTACATGGCAAATTTTCATCATGTACTTGGTCCAGTACAGCTAGAAGCATATAAGAATGAATCTGAGCAGCCTTTTAGAGCGAGACCAGGTGAGGAAGAGGAtatattgaaaatttttaatgaagAGCATGTTTCTTTTGAAGATGATTTGACTGAAGAAAGAAGGATTCAATTTCCAGAAAGAAGATCTGTTTCATTAAACTGacaaaatatgagccatgccatgagaaaaccaacatagtgggtttgcgaccagcatggatccagaccagcctgtgcatctgcgcagtctggatcatggtctggatccatgctggtcgcaaagccactatgttgattttctcatggtgcggctcagttataCATTTGTGTTACATCTTGCATTCATTGTCTGCAATGATTCATCTGAAGAACTGGCAGTGATGGACAGTATTACTAAATACTTCCGGAAAGGAATGCACATAGTCTTGCTTCTGAAATAGATTAACTCTGTTTTTCATTTGAAGTCAAGGTCGAAGTTTCTGTTGTCTAAATTAAAATGAATTGTGATGTTTAGCTCGGTTATATGAAGTACTAGGGTCATTCAGTAAAAATGTTGACTGGTGCCAAAACTtcgaagaagatgtttaaagtttgtatcattttgaaacagTGTGTCTCTTCTATGTATGTACCAAATCTGTATAATGTTTGTGCTATGATCATCTGTTTAAATATAGTGTAAGCTATGCGGCTCATGACAGGGACATCTTAATAACATCAGCTTTGTTTACGGAAGTTTATCTTTTTAAATCTGTTGAAGATATACTGAACAGGGTCACACATTAatccggaatccacctaaaaaccggaatacacgttgaataaccggaatacacctgtatttttaggtgagctttagtgatcgccctgtgtccggcgtccgtcgtcgtccggcgtccgtccgtccgtcgtcaacaatttgactgttaacactctagaggtcacatttttggcccaatcttaatgaaacttggtcagaatgttactctccataaaatcttggacgagttcgatattgggtcatctggggtcaaaaactaggtctccaggtcaaattaaaggaaaagcttgttaacactctagaggtcacaattttgacccaatcttgatgaaacttggtcagaatgttaccctcaataaaatcttggacgagttcaatattgggtcatctggggtcaaaaactaggtcaccaggtcaaatcaaaggaaaagcttgttaacactctagaggtcacatttttggcccaatcttaatgaaacttggtcagaatgttactctccataaaatcttgtacgagttcgatattgggtcatctggggtcaaaaactaggtctccaggtcaaattaaaggaaaagcttgttgacactctagaggtcatatttttggctcaatcttaatgaaacttggtcagaatgttacccttaaaaaaattttggatgagttcaatattgggtcacctggggtcaaaaactaggtcaccaggtcaaatcaaaggaaaagcttgttaacattctagaggtcacaattttggcccaatcttaatgaaacttggtcagaatgttatccttaaaaaggtcttggacgagtttgatattgggtcatcttgggtcaaaaactaggtcaccaggtcaaatcaaaggaaaagcttgttaatcttaaggtccagttcgtatctgggtcatgtaggattaaaaactaggtcaccgggtcaaatcaaaggaaaagctagttaacactgtagaggccacatttatgactacatcttaatgaaacttgatcagaatgtttatcttgatgatctttaggtcaagtttaaatctgggtcagctggggcaaaaactaggtcactaagtcaaatcaaagaaaaagcttgttaacactctagaggccacatttatgactgtatcttcataaaacttagtcagaatgttaatcttgatgatctttaggtcaagtttgaatctgggtcatgttgggtcaaaaactaggtcacggggtcaaatcaaaagaaaagctagttaacactttagaggccacatttatgaacatatcttgatgaaacttggtcagaatgttgatctttaggtcattaggtcaggtgagcgatacagggccttaatggccctcttgtttaatttaaaggtatttttgaagtgtttttgatataaatcaatcatatatatcataaataattaacatacgaaaggaaaataaaatacgttcacgcaaaatgattttatacgagactgaaaatcggcgaccgcgcgggaaattttcataaccgaaatacacccgtatttattaataaatgtattttcgtaGAGATtttttgcagaaatcattcctgtgtaatataaataacaatattaaaaaaggaaaataaaatactttaacgcaaaacTATTTTATACGAGATCGAAATCTGGCGACCGCTCGGGAAATTACtttaaccgaaatacacccgtatttcttcaacaaatggtatttttgaagtggtttatgactgaattcaaacatatatatcataaataatttattttcaagaggaaattaaaataattttgcgcATTACGTCTTGTACACGATTGAAAATCTGCGAGGGCACTGCAAATTTGCgcattcgtgaatgaatttccatgtcctaaaattctCTAATATACACCAGTATTTCTGTAATAAATCgcatttttagggtttatgacagaattcagtcatatctaaaatgaataattaatttaaaaaagcaaattaaaacaCGCAAAACGTTTTCATACgaggttgaaaatttgttgagcgcacgtgAAATTTGCGCACGCGTGGATGAACTACAATCGTTAttattttgttagcttttaacttaggtaggtaaatttctttaaaattttgattcttttggtttaaattatttcaaaatagtctttAAATGGTATTATATAATATTCCTTTATGAAGTATAGAGTAATCATATAAGCGAGCgcagatgtatttataattaaatttcatatttcagatAACGGGAATTATTGTAAACGCCAagaatgaataaataatgatacTTACATAAATACTGAGTTGTTAAAATCCTTGTTCTTACACCATCATCCAAAGTGATGaagttggacagtaccataagaagcatatgataaTTAGTACAAGTATCATTGTACTGATTTCGTCAGTTTTTTACAAATGAAGAAACAAACTGCCTctcttaacatttttatttcacacATTTAAcaagtaacattttcattttatttcgtcAAACATACTTTCAACAGAAATAGTATTTCTACAGtacataatatttacataattaacAAATCAATATGGAGTGAAGTattgaatatgaatataaatatagtaaataaataataaataaataataataataataataataaaatgttgttaaGAGTCGGTGTGTACAACACCCGGTGAAGTTATGTAACTCCCCTTCCCGACTACAGTACATAACACTATGGTAAATCATTAAAATCATGGAGAATCATGTGGTTCTGGTTcatgttttttcctttttaagctaAGAGTTACTGTTTTTGGTTTCCTCTTTCTCTGACCTGGCTTGCGCCCATTTGTCCTTGGGGCCAACACTGTTGTCTTGCCGTCCATCGACGTCACTTGTGTGCTGTCTATTGGGACGTGATGTCGAACACGATTGTAAGTATTGACCTTTTGTTTATCAGTCAAGGAAATCCAGTCAGTCTTTGACCTCTCGAAATGTCGGTACATGTCCGTAAGCCGAGTCACCAACTCTGACAATTGCGCTGCGAATGCGCTTGAACTGTCCATTGACCAAGTCCAGTATAAGATTCACAAGTTCGGGCAGGGGCTTGGACTTCCAGTCAACAGTCTGTTTCAGGACATGATTCATACTTTCACAATTGTTGTTGGTCCAATGTTGTATAACCTTATTTTGACGCTGTGGGTCATTAACCTTCTCTTTCAGTACGGGTATCAGTCGTCTTTGGAAGTATGTCAGGAATTTGCTCGAAACCTCTGTCAGTTCTGTCTCAATCTCCTTAACCTGTTCGTCGTAACAAATACTGTCATCTGCGTCAATGAGTCCGTCTTGTCCGAAAATTTTGTCGAGCATGTTTACCCTCTGTGTCTTTGATACCGTGTCGTCCGTCAGTATATGTCTAGCATTCTCCTCGAGATGTCTCGTACAAAGAACATGAGTTGCCTCTGGGAAAACAGTTGTAATGGCTTTAACTAAAGCCTTTTCGTCATCTGAGCCAATCACTAATTTTGATAGAGGGGTGTCATGCAATTTCAGCTTcagatgataaaaaaaatgactgaaagttTCGAAGTCACTGTTATCGTGAATGAAAAGGGGCCCCAGAAAAATAGGATTTTGGTTTGTCCTTACATGTTCAATAGAAAGTTGTTTGTAACAAGTAACAGTGACATGCATTTTACATAACATGAACGTTTTATCAATTCCTAAAACTGTTTTCCAGTGCAACACATGTACTTCTAGTCCGTCAGTTGCTCGTCGGTATAACATATAAATGCGGGGGGCTTTCCACTAGTCCTTATTACAGATCTAACAAAGGGATTGTTGTCCGTCACAAGATTTTCTAAATGTCGTACTTGGTCCGCGAAATTGTCATTGTGTCCGTCTACTGTTTTGTCTTTCTTCCGTTGTCTGTACTGTCTGCCTAAAACTTGTCTGTGGGAGGGTAAATCTAGTACGTCATATTTGTCAGCGAGATGGTTTGCAATCTGATGAGGTTTCATCTTTCCCGTTAGGTCGTCTATCTCCGTCATTACTTTTGGTGGTATCCTGTGGTATTCAGTCGTACGGTCATTCGCTTTACCATGGGGGGCAAGTCCAGGGAATTTACCTATATATTCCACAATAGCGTTGTTGCTATGGATACCACCATCTGCAAGCCAGGTCACTTTTTTCTTATACGTTGAGTCTTTTTTAAGAACTGTGTAGTACCTGTGTACCCCAATGATTACCGACTTATCGGGCTGCGGTTCAATGGGGTGATACTCGGGCTTGCCTTTGACTTGTTTTTTTATGCAGTAAATATCATTCCGTAAACATATCTGCCTTAAGCCATTGTCTGTTTTCAAGTAATAACCTTTTGGGGATGATCCCTTTGAGGTGTCCCAAACACCACAGTCATCTTTAAAATTACTCCGTTTGCCAGTTTTGCGGCTTTCTATGTTGCCTGTATTGTCCAgtataatgtaaacattttctttaataccagACGGAATGCAATCTCTGCCTGAAACACCATTAGTCAGTAGATGCACTATTGCCTCAATGCTTAAGAAACCATCTGATAGATTGCCTGTTGTTGGATCAGACTCATTACTAGCAGACTCGGAATCATAACTGGCAGACAAGGAATCATGACTGGCAGACGCAGACTCATTACAGGCAGACATGGAATCATTACTGGCAGACACAGACTCGTTACAGGCAGACATGGAATCATTACTGGCAGGCACAGACTCATGATTATCAGACACGGACTCGGGACTAGCAGACACGGAATCATTACAATCAGACATGGACTGATGACTAGCAGACACGGACTCAGACTCACGATTAACCGACTCAGGCTCATGACCGACAGACATTGGTTTGAAACTTGACACGGGTACTGCACAGTTCTCAAAAGGTTCCTGATCAACGACTTCTAGACTGCTATCACAATCACGGCTTTCAAGCTCAACAAAATCACAATCACCTGAACATGTGAGATCAACAAGAAAAGTGTTCTTAACTAACGGCACAAAATGGTTTGCATGAAAGTCAGTCTCAACACGTGGTGCCGAGGCCGAGGACCACATAATTGTCACCGGACATGGCGTGTCTTCTTGCACATTACGTCCATACACTGTACGCGTAAATGCTACGGAAAGTTCACTTTTCAACTGTGGTGGAAAGAACGATTTGATGGGAATACCCAACGCCGCACTCAAAGCATAGACATGTGCCATCTCAGAGAAGGACGTTTCCCGAATGGCGTCTGCTACCAACTTATCATATGGACTTGTCACTATTCTAATATCTTTTAGGAAGTTGTTATCCTTTTTCCTAGTGTTATAGGTTTTGTTGTTCATGATCAATTCAATTGCAGTTATCAACCTTAGCAGTAAGTGGTGCTCTTCAGAGCCGCTCAGTGCCAAAGAAACGGCCCTGTACAAACAATTTCCGTCCCCTACTGTTTTTAGAGGTGAATATTCATTTGTCAAAGATGGTTCAAACATTGTGATAATACTATTTGCCACATGGTCAATTTCAGTAGTAGCATGAAACAGTTCTTCCTTCATTGGTACGTGAACTTTGTACGTTGCCAAAAGCTTTCCCTCACATAAGGCCTGGTTCATTAAGGAATTACTACGACCAGTCAGCTTCTCGACTGTAAGTCTGTAAAATTACAGATAATGTTTGATCGAAGTTCTTAAAAAGATGTCTAGTATTAATaatcattaaggtagttctgcgcgtGAAATGTCTGGTTCTCTGTAATGATGGTCAAATATCTCATAACATAACACACGGAGCTTAAGTGATGtgttatttatttacaactgtgaaaagttttatcaaaatctacatggTAGAAAAACTTCTACtcgcgaaaatgttataaaagttttgatttccCATAAAATCCCATTATGAATTACTGCGTGAgggccatattttttaaatcgGTCTATTAAAAAAGAACACGTCCCTAtactttttatttgctgaaatttctatgtatattctgaaaacttgaaaaatcaagagtgtaataaaattctacaaaaatttcgatttaaacgtgcagaactaccttaaaggtgGCTGCGTATCTTAgagaaaatatatcaattattttcGCGCAGAAATGTCGTatttcaacaagaaaaaaaaagattaataaagGTTCAAACACACTTAAAAGTTTGATGTTTCGTAATGATGTGTAATAAGTATAAATtcaatatttatgacattttagattgaataattataattatgaatgCATGACAACGTTTATTATTTACCTAAAAAGAATTAACTTCTCTCATTCATGTTTAATCTGATTGAGCATCGTTCTACATcttacaaaaattataaaaattgttcatataataaaatactatttactttaaaaagaaaggcCGAGTGCATTTCAGTTATGGAAATTTCCCGTGCGTTAGCCGAATTTCGATCTCGTATAAATTCGTTTTGCGtttataaagtaaataattaagttaataaaaaaaatattttccatttgtaaatttattattcataatataTACGAATGAGTTCTGCATTAAACCctacaaaataccatttattaatataatacgcgtgtatttcggttatgataaTTTTCCGCGCGATCGCCGCATTTCagtctcttataaaatcgttttgcgtgaacgtattttattttcctttcgtatattaattatttaggatatatttgattgaattatatcaaataacttacagaaataccattttttaataaaatacgggtgtatttcggttacgataatttcccgcgcggtcgccgaatttcattctcttataaaatcattttgcgtgaacgtattttattttcctttcgtatgttaattatttatgatatatatgattgaattatatcaaaaacacttcaaaaatacctttaaattaaaaaatacaggtgtattccggttattcaacgtgtattccggtttttaggtggattccggtttaatgtgtgaccgtaCTGAACATATTCTGTGATTAAAACTAATGTATACTATGAAGAATAAGAACATTCACTTTTAACAAGCTATCACTCCTGgttaattttaatcaaatacatttaatagAAGCATGTAGATACTGTATTggatttcttttgatatttatttcactggaaatcttaaaaaaatcttattttgggGTGTATTATGTCTCATCTAACAAGTTACCAAAGTCATTGGTGGCTTTACTAAACTAATATTAGTAGTACTGGTcaagtgcctaaatccggacacttttggtgggtttttgacagtaactttgcattataaaaccacacgtgcataaaattttaactgtataattttaggttctttataaatctctttgcaaaacaacaaaatcgtatattgctgatttcatcataaaaatgtcatccgaattgggccagtaaaagctgtcaatattgaccttcagagtgcttaaatattcggacagGATTTGGGTATAAAATACAACGAATAATTGTGTccccaaaaataacaataaacacgtcttgtttaaaataaagcagtcaaatacagtcctgtaaatatatacaaacatctccgtccaaataaaattttattacctgttCATCACGTGATCATATGGACTAGTTTCTAACATTATATAATTGCCAAATATagcaataatataataaaatttacctgagcaaaaattaatgtttgaaatcattccttCTTACATGCAGATTCTGTCGCTgtcgttatacattttgacacaactacgaggatcattataatgacactgcaccgattttatctaatgaattgcttcccttgtctgcaaaatgcttgcatttttttttctattgaattaattgatatataacagaaattggttaaatcttctaaataaatactgagggtaTTACAGAatactaaaacatgtttttacatcagtttcgatcagcaaacaaaaagagtcgtctgcaataggcagaatatttttcttattaaatCAGTACCTCGTCGCACCTCAGATAACTGACGCGtgctgtatgacgtcatcccccaacacacacaatgTTTGTTTACTTTATGCGGTGCGGCTATTTAAAGGTAGTTTTCTCTGGAAAAGCTTACATTCGTACACTTGTTGACAGCTGGTCATCAAA is part of the Mercenaria mercenaria strain notata unplaced genomic scaffold, MADL_Memer_1 contig_585, whole genome shotgun sequence genome and harbors:
- the LOC123551294 gene encoding uncharacterized protein LOC123551294 encodes the protein MAELSKVDDNAIQYFQNFLCDERNKKLMSMLRGVLSEFGLGLARSSVFFLRVNASNANSYSCFKKASVDTELHRKDSRPLVAPLCLFFLRGYATLVDFLDKCNPKIPDDLAERQALRELLQLLSNANELSVLVENKGEQKTESEVTLATRLAQHLLVPLVPDKTVVVDSDQHLHFASCCSVGHSVSCEKGDTSFGCPRGWHGQADVLFPDDKVSLSVVAPPEDDAVSVTSDSSLEIKKGENFTTESVSQVVAQTVMCSFVQQRKNPTQPCALVPGIGICSEKLIVYLYDCVEDILLTTGPLDLYAQMGLFGLNPRAIIILWLILNHKLFSNKTPERYKGYMANFHHVLGPVQLEAYKNESEQPFRARPGEEEDILKIFNEEHVSFEDDLTEERRIQFPERRSVSLN